The genomic stretch ATGTTATACACTTGTGGTTCAGGTTCCATATCTGCCGTCCTGTAAAGATCAAACTCGGAACGTCATGACGTTGCTTGAGGGACGAAGAGGTCGCCTTGCAGATCTGGGATCAGGAGATGGAAGATTGGTGAGTGAAGTGTCCAAATGACTTATACTTATGTGTGATTGTAAGATGtacatttgtacatttaaatgtaaataagttGACCCaattacatttcaaatattCCAGGTGTTTGCAGCCTCGTCTGCTGGTTTCCAGAGCACAGGATTTGAAATCAACCCCATTTTGGTGGCATTTGCCAGGAGCAAAGCCTTTTGGAGAGGAGTCCCAGCCAGCCAAGTGGTCTTCCTGAAAGAAGACTTCTGGAAGGTTCTCTAAAAGCTTCTTGGATAtattacttgatttttttaatcaaaattcttgtttttacaaacaaacgTGAATTCTGGTTCTGTGTTGGTTCCTAAATTATGGAATCAGTTGCCACCGGCTATTAGAGAGATCCCGCTATTtgagagttttaaaaaagaattgtttcTCCATCATTATGTTTTAGCATTAGCCTagctttgttgttttattttatgttggttttaataactttttaaaaattgttttacattggttttaagttttttattctttttatattttcctatTGCACAATGTTATAGGAATGTTTTCCTTGTGTTTTGCACTTTGGGCCTTCTTggctcaaataaataaatgaaattagtAGTTTTCACATACTTGATTATATTCAgagttattgttatttttgtctttacagACGGATTTGTCTTCTTTCAACAATGTGACGGCTTTTCTCGCTCCAGGAGTGGTGAGGACTTCTTCAAAGAATatctccagtgtttttttttgttgttttttttacatccttgaTAATTGATTTCCTGGTTTTACAGATGGAGTTGCTGGGGGAGAAGTTGTTGATGGAACTTCCTGACGAGGCGCGTGTCATCACATGTCGTTTCCCTTTTCCTAATTGGCCTCAAAAAATCTCCATGGGCTCCGGTCTTAATGAAGTATTTGCCTATGACATGAGAGCCGTTCGCTCGCTCTTAAGAAGTTCACCGAGCACAACCTGCAAATAAGCAGCTTCCTGATGCTGTCAATCTGAGCTGCACTAAACCAGGCTGTcgctttcttttttgctttaatgaaaTCATCACTTAAACAGCCTCACTGAGTTATTTTTggagaataatttaaaaaactcttaaaggaggaaaaaaaaaaccctgctggGATTATTCATGCTTTGCAAATCAGCCTGAGCCTCATTCAGaggaagaaatgtatttttgtacatttattagTCTTAGCTTtaccaaaaatctaattttaataaCAATGTTCCATGAATTTCTGAGAGACTTATTCTTATCTGTCTTAAATAAGTTGATTGTGCTAAAGGCGATGAAATCTGCAAAAACTGTATATGTAGCGCTTTGTCAATTAAATAGAAGTTTATTTTCAAGgggagtgttttgttttttaacgcTTTGCAGCATCCAAGgatcaaatttcacatttttgtgccCACAACTAGCAGTATAGTACAGAGTTCTTacaacttttttaatatatatttttgttctttgattactttttaaaagcgTTTCCTTTTTTAACTCCTTGACATCTACTAATCCCCAGGTCTCCTTTGAAAACgagatttttattcttaataggACTTCCCAGGTTAAATAATgattaaaggtaaaaaatatgcatcaaatCACTGTGGCTCCAAATTATGTGTAGTTTttaatagctggaaataaattcaggcatcaaaGGAGCAACAGATTTGTAAATATTGTGCACACTAAGCAttcattttcttctgctgcttttgctCAGATTTAATATAAGTTATACACAAGCAGGTTTTgttattaagctttttttttttacatttagataaAAATCTCCTTTTGCAAGAGTGACCTAGCCAAGAGATCAACAGCACAAATCACAAAACataataacaatataaaaaataagatgagagttattcaaatttaaaactaaGGTGAGGCAAAGTAACGGTTAGAAAGTACAATAGGGAGCACTTTTGTAAACAGTGTGAGAATCTTAAAGTACAAAAGATGGACTAGTTgacagaaacaaattaaaaacaccgGCACTGATGGAAAGACTCTTTCTCTGctacaaaattaacaaaaaaaaatctaaatgaaacaAGTTCTCTTATTGATTGTTATTATAAAGTATTAGTCTGCAAAAcaactttaagaaataaaaaaagatgtttacgTCTTCCAGAGAGTCGGTGAGACATTTGATTACGTAGGAACACCAAATTCCCACTTaaagtctgacattttttttgtccaaatacacacaaatgtaACCTTTaacacagcacttttaaagaaatattcaccCATAACAGAATGTCGGCACCTACTAGTTTTCTGGCTTCTATGAATCAGAGTGCTTCACAGTGTGTACTAAGTGCTGGTTGCCAGTAGCTGCACAGTtgaattctgaaaaaaactaaaagcagtAAGAATGTGCGACATAATCTCAGCTTGTGGGATGAGGAAACGGGGGGAAAAAGATGCAGTGCCACTCAAAGGTCACCTGGTGCTTTCATTTGACCACCAGGAAAGTCTGATTGTGGTGACTTCCCAGTCCGCCTGCAGGTTTGTACTACTGCATTCACCTGTAGACTGAGCAGTACCACCAATGCCCGCTTGAGGGCGCTAAAGATCAAACTGTGTGAGCTGAGGAGAACCTGTGAAGAATGCAACCAGAACGCAGAAATTCTCTTTCTCAgaataaatt from Oryzias melastigma strain HK-1 linkage group LG9, ASM292280v2, whole genome shotgun sequence encodes the following:
- the si:dkey-190g11.3 gene encoding ATP synthase subunit C lysine N-methyltransferase isoform X2, giving the protein MLHVHKKKKIKNGPRCSSDCPIMIICLFWSVELRASKKSGRRRERVPYLPSCKDQTRNVMTLLEGRRGRLADLGSGDGRLVFAASSAGFQSTGFEINPILVAFARSKAFWRGVPASQVVFLKEDFWKTDLSSFNNVTAFLAPGVMELLGEKLLMELPDEARVITCRFPFPNWPQKISMGSGLNEVFAYDMRAVRSLLRSSPSTTCK
- the si:dkey-190g11.3 gene encoding adenine nucleotide translocase lysine N-methyltransferase isoform X1; its protein translation is MEDSIDLILQDHSSIFPTNKPHPIVSAGTGALLTGLYGVWSIFTLPGFRKIPWKLKVPYLPSCKDQTRNVMTLLEGRRGRLADLGSGDGRLVFAASSAGFQSTGFEINPILVAFARSKAFWRGVPASQVVFLKEDFWKTDLSSFNNVTAFLAPGVMELLGEKLLMELPDEARVITCRFPFPNWPQKISMGSGLNEVFAYDMRAVRSLLRSSPSTTCK